From a region of the Salinispira pacifica genome:
- a CDS encoding AAA family ATPase — MRLNADTIHTRLERIEKMQGSDPGFALLAVLSFIEAFIREALEEFSSAQTMPDLLERFGRLRSGEQNYRLQQDGVARELLHYQKLANTVRHHFSEITQEEFQGALYRLFDFLDGLNIQDESLKERLKRLDDSLKVWKGHRSHYDDFSELLETGFRLARSMQKTRELEKQLEQQSLSAESLKYVQAMQRISSYSRSRRAFERRLIEPSPEQEQVLARIRNDRDFLITGAAGTGKTLVLIMAVEQYVRSLSGELDLGQFSRGPLPVTLLTYTSTLAKYNKYLASLLKYPRLQLFIRTVDSFLNREVEQWLPGRNIVYNSREYGALFRRVYNPSCSVDPESCLEEIEQYIFAHNVSRDIYIDEGIVRKGRSFTLNEEQRRMIWGIRDSFAALMEDERMYTRNYARVRLVEELEAAAERGLSIGEEGRIFVDEIQDLNRADLQALKLLSPGGIVMAGDREQSIFLGGFSFKASGVSVQRGGSAILKQNFRNSREIHRIASLLREENAPDEQAVVLRHGPPVELFTSSEYQSLLNRLGERCSFALEYLSYSPENLCIAAPTSRDLQAVQRMLQERGMDSISIKDRNFSFSQSSGIRLSTLHSIKGLDFAGVLVFIPGGIWTGKEEDPRLKQNLLYVASTRAMELLWFFTSDHPDTRKLNSLYAGLAEDYPSSQD, encoded by the coding sequence ATGCGGCTGAATGCGGACACTATTCACACACGACTTGAGCGAATCGAAAAAATGCAGGGGTCGGACCCGGGCTTCGCCCTGCTTGCGGTGCTTTCCTTCATAGAGGCATTTATCCGGGAAGCCCTGGAAGAGTTTTCTTCAGCCCAGACCATGCCCGATCTCCTTGAACGCTTCGGCAGACTTCGCAGCGGCGAACAGAATTACCGCCTTCAGCAGGACGGGGTTGCCCGGGAGCTTCTTCATTATCAGAAGCTGGCCAATACGGTGAGACACCATTTCAGCGAAATTACCCAGGAAGAGTTCCAGGGGGCTCTCTACAGACTGTTTGACTTTCTCGACGGGCTGAATATTCAGGATGAGTCTCTCAAGGAGCGGCTGAAACGGCTGGACGACTCCCTGAAGGTGTGGAAGGGGCACAGAAGCCATTACGATGACTTTTCCGAGCTTCTGGAAACCGGCTTCCGGCTGGCCCGGAGCATGCAGAAAACCCGGGAACTTGAAAAACAACTTGAACAACAGAGCCTGTCGGCGGAGAGTCTGAAATACGTCCAGGCCATGCAGCGCATCAGCTCGTACAGCCGAAGCCGCCGGGCTTTTGAGCGAAGACTGATCGAGCCCAGTCCGGAACAGGAACAGGTGCTGGCCCGGATCCGGAATGACCGGGATTTCCTCATCACCGGAGCTGCGGGAACGGGAAAAACACTGGTGCTGATTATGGCAGTTGAGCAGTATGTCCGTTCCCTCAGCGGGGAGCTGGACCTGGGTCAGTTCAGCCGGGGCCCCCTGCCGGTAACCCTTCTCACCTACACATCAACCCTTGCCAAATACAATAAGTACCTGGCATCTCTTTTGAAATATCCCCGTCTCCAGCTGTTCATACGAACCGTGGACAGTTTTCTGAACCGGGAAGTGGAACAGTGGCTGCCGGGCAGAAACATTGTGTACAACAGCCGGGAATACGGAGCTCTGTTCCGCCGGGTGTATAACCCTTCCTGTTCGGTGGATCCGGAAAGCTGCCTGGAGGAGATAGAACAGTACATATTTGCCCACAATGTCAGCAGAGATATTTATATTGATGAGGGCATCGTACGGAAAGGCAGAAGTTTCACGCTGAATGAAGAGCAGCGCCGCATGATCTGGGGAATCCGGGACAGTTTTGCCGCACTCATGGAAGACGAACGGATGTACACCAGAAATTACGCGCGGGTGCGGCTGGTTGAGGAGCTGGAAGCTGCCGCAGAGCGGGGGCTCAGCATCGGCGAGGAGGGCAGAATATTTGTGGATGAGATCCAGGATCTCAACCGTGCAGATCTTCAGGCCTTAAAGCTGCTCTCTCCCGGGGGTATTGTGATGGCCGGAGACAGGGAACAGAGCATCTTTCTGGGCGGATTTTCTTTCAAGGCCAGCGGTGTGTCTGTGCAACGGGGAGGCAGTGCGATTCTGAAACAGAACTTCCGCAACAGCCGGGAGATTCACCGCATCGCTTCCCTGCTCCGGGAAGAGAACGCCCCGGATGAACAGGCAGTGGTACTCCGTCACGGACCGCCGGTTGAACTGTTTACCAGCAGCGAATACCAGTCCCTGCTGAACCGCCTGGGCGAACGCTGCTCCTTCGCCCTGGAATACCTCAGTTACAGTCCGGAAAACCTCTGTATTGCAGCCCCCACCTCCCGGGATTTACAGGCCGTGCAGCGGATGCTTCAGGAGCGGGGCATGGACTCAATCTCCATTAAGGACCGGAACTTCTCGTTCTCCCAAAGCAGCGGCATCAGGCTCTCCACCCTTCACTCAATCAAGGGGCTGGATTTCGCCGGAGTGCTGGTGTTCATTCCCGGGGGGATCTGGACCGGGAAGGAAGAGGATCCCAGGCTGAAGCAGAATCTTCTCTATGTGGCGTCCACCCGGGCCATGGAACTGCTCTGGTTTTTCACCTCCGATCATCCGGATACCCGAAAACTCAACAGCTTGTACGCAGGCCTGGCCGAAGACTACCCTTCAAGCCAGGACTGA
- a CDS encoding sensor histidine kinase, with translation MEHISLENHRQIMSELLHRVKNNFQLILSLVNLQNDFGKDLSRDESSNRLLSRVHAVASIQELVYSYQTSPAFIPSEMQEGRQYMYFPDLLDKNIHFLTGLYGDGLSMEGITVDAVPALLESHDAVAMAIIVNELILNALCHGIPGNNPSSFSLKIICEADDREYRLLLEQKGNSCPVEEGLPAEQRMGTMLIENYAAQIEGKAEYRPLPRGLDILLSFPSRRFVR, from the coding sequence ATGGAACATATCAGTCTGGAGAATCACCGGCAGATCATGTCTGAACTGCTGCACCGGGTGAAAAACAATTTTCAACTGATTCTGAGCCTGGTGAATTTGCAGAATGATTTCGGCAAGGATCTGAGCCGGGACGAAAGCAGCAACCGGCTGCTCAGCAGGGTGCATGCGGTGGCATCCATTCAGGAGCTGGTGTACAGCTATCAAACCTCCCCCGCTTTCATTCCCAGTGAAATGCAGGAAGGCCGGCAGTACATGTATTTCCCTGATCTGCTGGATAAGAATATTCATTTTCTAACCGGACTCTACGGGGATGGTCTATCAATGGAAGGCATTACAGTCGATGCCGTTCCTGCACTTCTGGAGAGCCACGATGCGGTGGCCATGGCCATCATTGTGAACGAGCTCATACTGAATGCCCTGTGTCACGGCATTCCCGGGAACAATCCCTCGTCGTTTTCCCTGAAGATCATCTGTGAAGCCGATGACCGGGAGTACCGCCTTCTCCTGGAGCAGAAGGGGAACAGCTGCCCGGTTGAAGAAGGCCTTCCCGCCGAACAGAGAATGGGTACCATGCTCATAGAAAATTATGCCGCCCAGATCGAGGGAAAAGCGGAATATCGGCCCCTTCCCCGGGGGCTGGATATTCTTCTCAGCTTCCCTTCCCGGCGTTTTGTGCGATGA
- a CDS encoding class I SAM-dependent methyltransferase: MNNESIRPYTHLSSYYRHHWQEYSLDYLKLIDNWYTEAARASRQRGVGDLGCGTGFMSIELAGRGYPVFGIDVSAEMLAQARDAAEGLENPPVFIQGDIVHTRFPAPAAMAFMAYDVINYLLEKEDLQALFTHLGGQLPEGGILMFDMNTPEIYRVYHGVRETIEIPGGYITQDTRFNRRKGLGKTRFTIHHGGKRLSELHVQRVYEIHEISAWLERCGFQIREIFDDFDGSPAHAESQKPIFIAQNAGKGS, encoded by the coding sequence ATGAACAATGAATCAATACGACCCTATACCCATCTCAGCAGCTACTACCGCCATCATTGGCAGGAGTACTCCCTGGATTATCTCAAGCTGATCGACAACTGGTACACAGAAGCTGCCAGGGCCTCCCGGCAGCGGGGGGTGGGGGACCTGGGATGCGGCACCGGGTTCATGAGCATCGAGCTGGCCGGACGGGGGTACCCGGTGTTCGGTATCGACGTAAGTGCCGAGATGCTGGCGCAGGCCCGGGATGCAGCTGAAGGGCTGGAAAATCCCCCGGTTTTCATTCAGGGCGACATTGTCCATACCCGATTTCCCGCCCCGGCCGCCATGGCATTCATGGCCTACGATGTGATCAATTATCTTCTGGAAAAAGAGGATCTGCAGGCCCTCTTTACCCATCTCGGCGGTCAGCTGCCGGAAGGCGGCATCCTGATGTTCGATATGAACACCCCGGAGATATACCGGGTCTACCACGGAGTACGGGAAACCATAGAGATTCCCGGGGGCTACATCACCCAGGACACCAGATTCAACCGCCGGAAGGGACTGGGAAAAACCCGCTTCACCATCCACCACGGCGGGAAGCGGCTCAGTGAGCTGCACGTTCAGCGTGTGTATGAAATTCATGAGATATCGGCCTGGCTGGAACGCTGCGGGTTTCAGATCAGGGAAATTTTTGACGATTTCGACGGTTCACCCGCCCATGCAGAAAGTCAGAAACCCATATTCATCGCACAAAACGCCGGGAAGGGAAGCTGA